In one Gallus gallus isolate bGalGal1 chromosome 20, bGalGal1.mat.broiler.GRCg7b, whole genome shotgun sequence genomic region, the following are encoded:
- the SLC9A8 gene encoding sodium/hydrogen exchanger 8 isoform X3 → MAEFANASHEVINVTLGTTLAATTKLVMPTPAKPILPVQTGVQAQQEEQSSGMTIFFSLLVLAICIILVHLLIKYRLHFLPESVAVVSLGIIMGAFIKIIEAQKLANWKEEEMFRPNMFFLLLLPPIIFESGYSLHKGNFFQNIGSITLFSVFGTAISAFIVGGGIYFLGQADVIYKLNMTDSFAFGSLISAVDPVATIAIFNALNVDPVLNMLVFGESILNDAVSIVLTNTAEGLTRENMSDVSGWQTFLQALGYFLKMFFGSAALGTLTGLISALVLKHIDLRKTPSLEFGMMIIFAYLPYGLAEGISLSETCVFAFLGLSIFSFPHKFEMSFVIWCIVCLLWSLQSSTIVLVLFGRAVNIFPLSYLLNFFRDHKITPKMMFIMWFSGLRGAIPYALSLHLGLEPIEKRQLIGTTTIIIVLFTVLLLGGGTMPLIRLIDIEDSKARKRNKKDVNLSKTEKMGNTIESEHLSELTEEEYEAQYIKRQDLKGFMWLDAKYLNPFFTRRLTQEDLHHGRIQMKTLTNKWYEEVRQGPSGSEDDEQELL, encoded by the exons ATGGCGGA GTTTGCAAACGCATCCCATGAGGTCATCAATGTCACCCTCGGCACCACTCTGGCTGCTACCACCAAGCTTGTGATGCCTACACCTGCCAAACCCATTCTTCCCGTTCAGACTGGAGTCCAGGCACAGCAAGAGGAGCAATCCAGTGGCATGACCATTTTTTTTAGTCTTCTTGTATTAG CTATCTGCATCATATTGGTGCATTTACTGATAAAATACCGACTTCATTTTTTACCAGAAAGTGTAGCTGTTGTTTCTTTAG GTATCATTATGGGAGCTTTTATAAAAATCATAGAGGCCCAGAAGCTGGCCAACTGGAAG gaagaagaaatgtttcgtccaaatatgttttttctgcttttgcttccaCCTATTATTTTTGAATCTGGATATTCACTGCACAAG GgcaatttttttcaaaacatagGCTCCATCACACTATTTTCTGTATTTGGCACAGCAATATCAGCTTTCATAGTAGGTGGAGGAATTTATTTCCTGGGCCAG GCTGATGTAATTTATAAACTCAACATGACAGACAG TTTTGCGTTTGGCTCCTTAATATCCGCAGTTGATCCTGTGGCTACCATTGCCATTTTCAATGCCCTCAATGTGGATCCTGTACTTAACATGTTGGTTTTTGGAGAAAGCATTCTCAATGATGCAGTCTCTATCGTCTTGACCAA cactgcagaaggtTTGACAAGAGAAAATATGTCAGATGTAAGTGGATGGCAAACTTTTCTACAGGCGCTGGGATACTTTCTTAAGATGTTCTTTGGCTCTGCAGCACTTGGAACACTTACTGGCCTTATTTCCGCATTA GTGCTAAAGCACATTGATTTAAGAAAGACACCCTCTCTAGAGTTTGGAATGATGATTATCTTTGCTTACCTTCCTTATGGACTTGCAGAAGGTATCTCACTCTCAG aaacGTGTGTTTTTGCATTTCTTGGCCTGTCGATTTTTAGTTTTCCTCACAAGTTTGAGATGTCCTTCGTCATCTGGTGCATA GTATGTTTGTTGTGGAGCTTACAAAGCAGCACCATT gtacTTGTTCTGTTTGGTAGAGCAGTGAatattttccccctttcctaCCTACTCAACTTTTTCCGTGATCATAAAATCACACCTAAAATGATGTTTATCATGTGGTTTAGTG GTTTACGTGGTGCAATTCCATATGCACTCAGCCTCCATTTGGGCTTGGAACCAATAGAGAAGCGTCAGCTCATTGGGACAACTACAATCATCATAGTGCTGTTCACAGTtttgctgctgggaggaggaaCTATGCCCCTTATCAGACTGATTGACATTGAAGACTCTAAAGCACGCAAGAGGAACAAAAAGGACGTTAACCTTAGCAAGACGGAGAAAATG GGAAATACCATAGAATCTGAGCATTTATCAGAGCTCACAGAGGAGGAATATGAAGCCCAGTACATAAAACGCCAAGACCTCAAAGGGTTTATGTGGCTTGATGCTAAATATTTGAATCCTTTCTTCACCAGAAGACTCACACAAGAA GACTTGCATCATGGGCGCATACAGATGAAAACTCTGACAAACAAATGGTATGAAGAGGTACGGCAAGGACCCTCGGGCTCTGAAGATGATGAGCAAGAGCTGCTCTAG
- the SLC9A8 gene encoding sodium/hydrogen exchanger 8 isoform X5 translates to MAEFANASHEVINVTLGTTLAATTKLVMPTPAKPILPVQTGVQAQQEEQSSGMTIFFSLLVLAICIILVHLLIKYRLHFLPESVAVVSLGIIMGAFIKIIEAQKLANWKEEEMFRPNMFFLLLLPPIIFESGYSLHKGNFFQNIGSITLFSVFGTAISAFIVGGGIYFLGQADVIYKLNMTDSFAFGSLISAVDPVATIAIFNALNVDPVLNMLVFGESILNDAVSIVLTNTAEGLTRENMSDVSGWQTFLQALGYFLKMFFGSAALGTLTGLISALVLKHIDLRKTPSLEFGMMIIFAYLPYGLAEGISLSETCVFAFLGLSIFSFPHKFEMSFVIWCIVLVLFGRAVNIFPLSYLLNFFRDHKITPKMMFIMWFSGLRGAIPYALSLHLGLEPIEKRQLIGTTTIIIVLFTVLLLGGGTMPLIRLIDIEDSKARKRNKKDVNLSKTEKMGNTIESEHLSELTEEEYEAQYIKRQDLKGFMWLDAKYLNPFFTRRLTQEDLHHGRIQMKTLTNKWYEEVRQGPSGSEDDEQELL, encoded by the exons ATGGCGGA GTTTGCAAACGCATCCCATGAGGTCATCAATGTCACCCTCGGCACCACTCTGGCTGCTACCACCAAGCTTGTGATGCCTACACCTGCCAAACCCATTCTTCCCGTTCAGACTGGAGTCCAGGCACAGCAAGAGGAGCAATCCAGTGGCATGACCATTTTTTTTAGTCTTCTTGTATTAG CTATCTGCATCATATTGGTGCATTTACTGATAAAATACCGACTTCATTTTTTACCAGAAAGTGTAGCTGTTGTTTCTTTAG GTATCATTATGGGAGCTTTTATAAAAATCATAGAGGCCCAGAAGCTGGCCAACTGGAAG gaagaagaaatgtttcgtccaaatatgttttttctgcttttgcttccaCCTATTATTTTTGAATCTGGATATTCACTGCACAAG GgcaatttttttcaaaacatagGCTCCATCACACTATTTTCTGTATTTGGCACAGCAATATCAGCTTTCATAGTAGGTGGAGGAATTTATTTCCTGGGCCAG GCTGATGTAATTTATAAACTCAACATGACAGACAG TTTTGCGTTTGGCTCCTTAATATCCGCAGTTGATCCTGTGGCTACCATTGCCATTTTCAATGCCCTCAATGTGGATCCTGTACTTAACATGTTGGTTTTTGGAGAAAGCATTCTCAATGATGCAGTCTCTATCGTCTTGACCAA cactgcagaaggtTTGACAAGAGAAAATATGTCAGATGTAAGTGGATGGCAAACTTTTCTACAGGCGCTGGGATACTTTCTTAAGATGTTCTTTGGCTCTGCAGCACTTGGAACACTTACTGGCCTTATTTCCGCATTA GTGCTAAAGCACATTGATTTAAGAAAGACACCCTCTCTAGAGTTTGGAATGATGATTATCTTTGCTTACCTTCCTTATGGACTTGCAGAAGGTATCTCACTCTCAG aaacGTGTGTTTTTGCATTTCTTGGCCTGTCGATTTTTAGTTTTCCTCACAAGTTTGAGATGTCCTTCGTCATCTGGTGCATA gtacTTGTTCTGTTTGGTAGAGCAGTGAatattttccccctttcctaCCTACTCAACTTTTTCCGTGATCATAAAATCACACCTAAAATGATGTTTATCATGTGGTTTAGTG GTTTACGTGGTGCAATTCCATATGCACTCAGCCTCCATTTGGGCTTGGAACCAATAGAGAAGCGTCAGCTCATTGGGACAACTACAATCATCATAGTGCTGTTCACAGTtttgctgctgggaggaggaaCTATGCCCCTTATCAGACTGATTGACATTGAAGACTCTAAAGCACGCAAGAGGAACAAAAAGGACGTTAACCTTAGCAAGACGGAGAAAATG GGAAATACCATAGAATCTGAGCATTTATCAGAGCTCACAGAGGAGGAATATGAAGCCCAGTACATAAAACGCCAAGACCTCAAAGGGTTTATGTGGCTTGATGCTAAATATTTGAATCCTTTCTTCACCAGAAGACTCACACAAGAA GACTTGCATCATGGGCGCATACAGATGAAAACTCTGACAAACAAATGGTATGAAGAGGTACGGCAAGGACCCTCGGGCTCTGAAGATGATGAGCAAGAGCTGCTCTAG
- the SLC9A8 gene encoding sodium/hydrogen exchanger 8 isoform X6 yields MAEFANASHEVINVTLGTTLAATTKLVMPTPAKPILPVQTGVQAQQEEQSSGMTIFFSLLVLAICIILVHLLIKYRLHFLPESVAVVSLGIIMGAFIKIIEAQKLANWKEEEMFRPNMFFLLLLPPIIFESGYSLHKGNFFQNIGSITLFSVFGTAISAFIVGGGIYFLGQADVIYKLNMTDSFAFGSLISAVDPVATIAIFNALNVDPVLNMLVFGESILNDAVSIVLTNTAEGLTRENMSDVSGWQTFLQALGYFLKMFFGSAALGTLTGLISALVLKHIDLRKTPSLEFGMMIIFAYLPYGLAEGISLSGIMAILFSGIVMSHYTHHNLSPVTQILMQQTLRTVAFMCETCVFAFLGLSIFSFPHKFEMSFVIWCIVLVLFGRAVNIFPLSYLLNFFRDHKITPKMMFIMWFSGLRGAIPYALSLHLGLEPIEKRQLIGTTTIIIVLFTVLLLGGGTMPLIRLIDIEDSKARKRNKKDVNLSKTEKMDLHHGRIQMKTLTNKWYEEVRQGPSGSEDDEQELL; encoded by the exons ATGGCGGA GTTTGCAAACGCATCCCATGAGGTCATCAATGTCACCCTCGGCACCACTCTGGCTGCTACCACCAAGCTTGTGATGCCTACACCTGCCAAACCCATTCTTCCCGTTCAGACTGGAGTCCAGGCACAGCAAGAGGAGCAATCCAGTGGCATGACCATTTTTTTTAGTCTTCTTGTATTAG CTATCTGCATCATATTGGTGCATTTACTGATAAAATACCGACTTCATTTTTTACCAGAAAGTGTAGCTGTTGTTTCTTTAG GTATCATTATGGGAGCTTTTATAAAAATCATAGAGGCCCAGAAGCTGGCCAACTGGAAG gaagaagaaatgtttcgtccaaatatgttttttctgcttttgcttccaCCTATTATTTTTGAATCTGGATATTCACTGCACAAG GgcaatttttttcaaaacatagGCTCCATCACACTATTTTCTGTATTTGGCACAGCAATATCAGCTTTCATAGTAGGTGGAGGAATTTATTTCCTGGGCCAG GCTGATGTAATTTATAAACTCAACATGACAGACAG TTTTGCGTTTGGCTCCTTAATATCCGCAGTTGATCCTGTGGCTACCATTGCCATTTTCAATGCCCTCAATGTGGATCCTGTACTTAACATGTTGGTTTTTGGAGAAAGCATTCTCAATGATGCAGTCTCTATCGTCTTGACCAA cactgcagaaggtTTGACAAGAGAAAATATGTCAGATGTAAGTGGATGGCAAACTTTTCTACAGGCGCTGGGATACTTTCTTAAGATGTTCTTTGGCTCTGCAGCACTTGGAACACTTACTGGCCTTATTTCCGCATTA GTGCTAAAGCACATTGATTTAAGAAAGACACCCTCTCTAGAGTTTGGAATGATGATTATCTTTGCTTACCTTCCTTATGGACTTGCAGAAGGTATCTCACTCTCAG GTATCATGGCAATCCTATTCTCTGGCATCGTGATGTCCCACTATACACACCATAACCTCTCCCCTGTTACACAGATATTAATGCAGCAGACATTGAGAACGGTTGCTTTCATGTGTG aaacGTGTGTTTTTGCATTTCTTGGCCTGTCGATTTTTAGTTTTCCTCACAAGTTTGAGATGTCCTTCGTCATCTGGTGCATA gtacTTGTTCTGTTTGGTAGAGCAGTGAatattttccccctttcctaCCTACTCAACTTTTTCCGTGATCATAAAATCACACCTAAAATGATGTTTATCATGTGGTTTAGTG GTTTACGTGGTGCAATTCCATATGCACTCAGCCTCCATTTGGGCTTGGAACCAATAGAGAAGCGTCAGCTCATTGGGACAACTACAATCATCATAGTGCTGTTCACAGTtttgctgctgggaggaggaaCTATGCCCCTTATCAGACTGATTGACATTGAAGACTCTAAAGCACGCAAGAGGAACAAAAAGGACGTTAACCTTAGCAAGACGGAGAAAATG GACTTGCATCATGGGCGCATACAGATGAAAACTCTGACAAACAAATGGTATGAAGAGGTACGGCAAGGACCCTCGGGCTCTGAAGATGATGAGCAAGAGCTGCTCTAG
- the SLC9A8 gene encoding sodium/hydrogen exchanger 8, with product MAEFANASHEVINVTLGTTLAATTKLVMPTPAKPILPVQTGVQAQQEEQSSGMTIFFSLLVLAICIILVHLLIKYRLHFLPESVAVVSLGIIMGAFIKIIEAQKLANWKEEEMFRPNMFFLLLLPPIIFESGYSLHKGNFFQNIGSITLFSVFGTAISAFIVGGGIYFLGQADVIYKLNMTDSFAFGSLISAVDPVATIAIFNALNVDPVLNMLVFGESILNDAVSIVLTNTAEGLTRENMSDVSGWQTFLQALGYFLKMFFGSAALGTLTGLISALVLKHIDLRKTPSLEFGMMIIFAYLPYGLAEGISLSGIMAILFSGIVMSHYTHHNLSPVTQILMQQTLRTVAFMCETCVFAFLGLSIFSFPHKFEMSFVIWCIVLVLFGRAVNIFPLSYLLNFFRDHKITPKMMFIMWFSGLRGAIPYALSLHLGLEPIEKRQLIGTTTIIIVLFTVLLLGGGTMPLIRLIDIEDSKARKRNKKDVNLSKTEKMGNTIESEHLSELTEEEYEAQYIKRQDLKGFMWLDAKYLNPFFTRRLTQEDLHHGRIQMKTLTNKWYEEVRQGPSGSEDDEQELL from the exons ATGGCGGA GTTTGCAAACGCATCCCATGAGGTCATCAATGTCACCCTCGGCACCACTCTGGCTGCTACCACCAAGCTTGTGATGCCTACACCTGCCAAACCCATTCTTCCCGTTCAGACTGGAGTCCAGGCACAGCAAGAGGAGCAATCCAGTGGCATGACCATTTTTTTTAGTCTTCTTGTATTAG CTATCTGCATCATATTGGTGCATTTACTGATAAAATACCGACTTCATTTTTTACCAGAAAGTGTAGCTGTTGTTTCTTTAG GTATCATTATGGGAGCTTTTATAAAAATCATAGAGGCCCAGAAGCTGGCCAACTGGAAG gaagaagaaatgtttcgtccaaatatgttttttctgcttttgcttccaCCTATTATTTTTGAATCTGGATATTCACTGCACAAG GgcaatttttttcaaaacatagGCTCCATCACACTATTTTCTGTATTTGGCACAGCAATATCAGCTTTCATAGTAGGTGGAGGAATTTATTTCCTGGGCCAG GCTGATGTAATTTATAAACTCAACATGACAGACAG TTTTGCGTTTGGCTCCTTAATATCCGCAGTTGATCCTGTGGCTACCATTGCCATTTTCAATGCCCTCAATGTGGATCCTGTACTTAACATGTTGGTTTTTGGAGAAAGCATTCTCAATGATGCAGTCTCTATCGTCTTGACCAA cactgcagaaggtTTGACAAGAGAAAATATGTCAGATGTAAGTGGATGGCAAACTTTTCTACAGGCGCTGGGATACTTTCTTAAGATGTTCTTTGGCTCTGCAGCACTTGGAACACTTACTGGCCTTATTTCCGCATTA GTGCTAAAGCACATTGATTTAAGAAAGACACCCTCTCTAGAGTTTGGAATGATGATTATCTTTGCTTACCTTCCTTATGGACTTGCAGAAGGTATCTCACTCTCAG GTATCATGGCAATCCTATTCTCTGGCATCGTGATGTCCCACTATACACACCATAACCTCTCCCCTGTTACACAGATATTAATGCAGCAGACATTGAGAACGGTTGCTTTCATGTGTG aaacGTGTGTTTTTGCATTTCTTGGCCTGTCGATTTTTAGTTTTCCTCACAAGTTTGAGATGTCCTTCGTCATCTGGTGCATA gtacTTGTTCTGTTTGGTAGAGCAGTGAatattttccccctttcctaCCTACTCAACTTTTTCCGTGATCATAAAATCACACCTAAAATGATGTTTATCATGTGGTTTAGTG GTTTACGTGGTGCAATTCCATATGCACTCAGCCTCCATTTGGGCTTGGAACCAATAGAGAAGCGTCAGCTCATTGGGACAACTACAATCATCATAGTGCTGTTCACAGTtttgctgctgggaggaggaaCTATGCCCCTTATCAGACTGATTGACATTGAAGACTCTAAAGCACGCAAGAGGAACAAAAAGGACGTTAACCTTAGCAAGACGGAGAAAATG GGAAATACCATAGAATCTGAGCATTTATCAGAGCTCACAGAGGAGGAATATGAAGCCCAGTACATAAAACGCCAAGACCTCAAAGGGTTTATGTGGCTTGATGCTAAATATTTGAATCCTTTCTTCACCAGAAGACTCACACAAGAA GACTTGCATCATGGGCGCATACAGATGAAAACTCTGACAAACAAATGGTATGAAGAGGTACGGCAAGGACCCTCGGGCTCTGAAGATGATGAGCAAGAGCTGCTCTAG
- the SLC9A8 gene encoding sodium/hydrogen exchanger 8 isoform X4 codes for MAEFANASHEVINVTLGTTLAATTKLVMPTPAKPILPVQTGVQAQQEEQSSGMTIFFSLLVLAICIILVHLLIKYRLHFLPESVAVVSLGIIMGAFIKIIEAQKLANWKEEEMFRPNMFFLLLLPPIIFESGYSLHKGNFFQNIGSITLFSVFGTAISAFIVGGGIYFLGQADVIYKLNMTDSFAFGSLISAVDPVATIAIFNALNVDPVLNMLVFGESILNDAVSIVLTNTAEGLTRENMSDVSGWQTFLQALGYFLKMFFGSAALGTLTGLISALVLKHIDLRKTPSLEFGMMIIFAYLPYGLAEGISLSGIMAILFSGIVMSHYTHHNLSPVTQILMQQTLRTVAFMCETCVFAFLGLSIFSFPHKFEMSFVIWCIVCLLWSLQSSTIVLVLFGRAVNIFPLSYLLNFFRDHKITPKMMFIMWFSGLRGAIPYALSLHLGLEPIEKRQLIGTTTIIIVLFTVLLLGGGTMPLIRLIDIEDSKARKRNKKDVNLSKTEKMDLHHGRIQMKTLTNKWYEEVRQGPSGSEDDEQELL; via the exons ATGGCGGA GTTTGCAAACGCATCCCATGAGGTCATCAATGTCACCCTCGGCACCACTCTGGCTGCTACCACCAAGCTTGTGATGCCTACACCTGCCAAACCCATTCTTCCCGTTCAGACTGGAGTCCAGGCACAGCAAGAGGAGCAATCCAGTGGCATGACCATTTTTTTTAGTCTTCTTGTATTAG CTATCTGCATCATATTGGTGCATTTACTGATAAAATACCGACTTCATTTTTTACCAGAAAGTGTAGCTGTTGTTTCTTTAG GTATCATTATGGGAGCTTTTATAAAAATCATAGAGGCCCAGAAGCTGGCCAACTGGAAG gaagaagaaatgtttcgtccaaatatgttttttctgcttttgcttccaCCTATTATTTTTGAATCTGGATATTCACTGCACAAG GgcaatttttttcaaaacatagGCTCCATCACACTATTTTCTGTATTTGGCACAGCAATATCAGCTTTCATAGTAGGTGGAGGAATTTATTTCCTGGGCCAG GCTGATGTAATTTATAAACTCAACATGACAGACAG TTTTGCGTTTGGCTCCTTAATATCCGCAGTTGATCCTGTGGCTACCATTGCCATTTTCAATGCCCTCAATGTGGATCCTGTACTTAACATGTTGGTTTTTGGAGAAAGCATTCTCAATGATGCAGTCTCTATCGTCTTGACCAA cactgcagaaggtTTGACAAGAGAAAATATGTCAGATGTAAGTGGATGGCAAACTTTTCTACAGGCGCTGGGATACTTTCTTAAGATGTTCTTTGGCTCTGCAGCACTTGGAACACTTACTGGCCTTATTTCCGCATTA GTGCTAAAGCACATTGATTTAAGAAAGACACCCTCTCTAGAGTTTGGAATGATGATTATCTTTGCTTACCTTCCTTATGGACTTGCAGAAGGTATCTCACTCTCAG GTATCATGGCAATCCTATTCTCTGGCATCGTGATGTCCCACTATACACACCATAACCTCTCCCCTGTTACACAGATATTAATGCAGCAGACATTGAGAACGGTTGCTTTCATGTGTG aaacGTGTGTTTTTGCATTTCTTGGCCTGTCGATTTTTAGTTTTCCTCACAAGTTTGAGATGTCCTTCGTCATCTGGTGCATA GTATGTTTGTTGTGGAGCTTACAAAGCAGCACCATT gtacTTGTTCTGTTTGGTAGAGCAGTGAatattttccccctttcctaCCTACTCAACTTTTTCCGTGATCATAAAATCACACCTAAAATGATGTTTATCATGTGGTTTAGTG GTTTACGTGGTGCAATTCCATATGCACTCAGCCTCCATTTGGGCTTGGAACCAATAGAGAAGCGTCAGCTCATTGGGACAACTACAATCATCATAGTGCTGTTCACAGTtttgctgctgggaggaggaaCTATGCCCCTTATCAGACTGATTGACATTGAAGACTCTAAAGCACGCAAGAGGAACAAAAAGGACGTTAACCTTAGCAAGACGGAGAAAATG GACTTGCATCATGGGCGCATACAGATGAAAACTCTGACAAACAAATGGTATGAAGAGGTACGGCAAGGACCCTCGGGCTCTGAAGATGATGAGCAAGAGCTGCTCTAG
- the SLC9A8 gene encoding sodium/hydrogen exchanger 8 isoform X1 — MAEFANASHEVINVTLGTTLAATTKLVMPTPAKPILPVQTGVQAQQEEQSSGMTIFFSLLVLAICIILVHLLIKYRLHFLPESVAVVSLGIIMGAFIKIIEAQKLANWKEEEMFRPNMFFLLLLPPIIFESGYSLHKGNFFQNIGSITLFSVFGTAISAFIVGGGIYFLGQADVIYKLNMTDSFAFGSLISAVDPVATIAIFNALNVDPVLNMLVFGESILNDAVSIVLTNTAEGLTRENMSDVSGWQTFLQALGYFLKMFFGSAALGTLTGLISALVLKHIDLRKTPSLEFGMMIIFAYLPYGLAEGISLSGIMAILFSGIVMSHYTHHNLSPVTQILMQQTLRTVAFMCETCVFAFLGLSIFSFPHKFEMSFVIWCIVCLLWSLQSSTIVLVLFGRAVNIFPLSYLLNFFRDHKITPKMMFIMWFSGLRGAIPYALSLHLGLEPIEKRQLIGTTTIIIVLFTVLLLGGGTMPLIRLIDIEDSKARKRNKKDVNLSKTEKMGNTIESEHLSELTEEEYEAQYIKRQDLKGFMWLDAKYLNPFFTRRLTQEDLHHGRIQMKTLTNKWYEEVRQGPSGSEDDEQELL; from the exons ATGGCGGA GTTTGCAAACGCATCCCATGAGGTCATCAATGTCACCCTCGGCACCACTCTGGCTGCTACCACCAAGCTTGTGATGCCTACACCTGCCAAACCCATTCTTCCCGTTCAGACTGGAGTCCAGGCACAGCAAGAGGAGCAATCCAGTGGCATGACCATTTTTTTTAGTCTTCTTGTATTAG CTATCTGCATCATATTGGTGCATTTACTGATAAAATACCGACTTCATTTTTTACCAGAAAGTGTAGCTGTTGTTTCTTTAG GTATCATTATGGGAGCTTTTATAAAAATCATAGAGGCCCAGAAGCTGGCCAACTGGAAG gaagaagaaatgtttcgtccaaatatgttttttctgcttttgcttccaCCTATTATTTTTGAATCTGGATATTCACTGCACAAG GgcaatttttttcaaaacatagGCTCCATCACACTATTTTCTGTATTTGGCACAGCAATATCAGCTTTCATAGTAGGTGGAGGAATTTATTTCCTGGGCCAG GCTGATGTAATTTATAAACTCAACATGACAGACAG TTTTGCGTTTGGCTCCTTAATATCCGCAGTTGATCCTGTGGCTACCATTGCCATTTTCAATGCCCTCAATGTGGATCCTGTACTTAACATGTTGGTTTTTGGAGAAAGCATTCTCAATGATGCAGTCTCTATCGTCTTGACCAA cactgcagaaggtTTGACAAGAGAAAATATGTCAGATGTAAGTGGATGGCAAACTTTTCTACAGGCGCTGGGATACTTTCTTAAGATGTTCTTTGGCTCTGCAGCACTTGGAACACTTACTGGCCTTATTTCCGCATTA GTGCTAAAGCACATTGATTTAAGAAAGACACCCTCTCTAGAGTTTGGAATGATGATTATCTTTGCTTACCTTCCTTATGGACTTGCAGAAGGTATCTCACTCTCAG GTATCATGGCAATCCTATTCTCTGGCATCGTGATGTCCCACTATACACACCATAACCTCTCCCCTGTTACACAGATATTAATGCAGCAGACATTGAGAACGGTTGCTTTCATGTGTG aaacGTGTGTTTTTGCATTTCTTGGCCTGTCGATTTTTAGTTTTCCTCACAAGTTTGAGATGTCCTTCGTCATCTGGTGCATA GTATGTTTGTTGTGGAGCTTACAAAGCAGCACCATT gtacTTGTTCTGTTTGGTAGAGCAGTGAatattttccccctttcctaCCTACTCAACTTTTTCCGTGATCATAAAATCACACCTAAAATGATGTTTATCATGTGGTTTAGTG GTTTACGTGGTGCAATTCCATATGCACTCAGCCTCCATTTGGGCTTGGAACCAATAGAGAAGCGTCAGCTCATTGGGACAACTACAATCATCATAGTGCTGTTCACAGTtttgctgctgggaggaggaaCTATGCCCCTTATCAGACTGATTGACATTGAAGACTCTAAAGCACGCAAGAGGAACAAAAAGGACGTTAACCTTAGCAAGACGGAGAAAATG GGAAATACCATAGAATCTGAGCATTTATCAGAGCTCACAGAGGAGGAATATGAAGCCCAGTACATAAAACGCCAAGACCTCAAAGGGTTTATGTGGCTTGATGCTAAATATTTGAATCCTTTCTTCACCAGAAGACTCACACAAGAA GACTTGCATCATGGGCGCATACAGATGAAAACTCTGACAAACAAATGGTATGAAGAGGTACGGCAAGGACCCTCGGGCTCTGAAGATGATGAGCAAGAGCTGCTCTAG